The following coding sequences lie in one uncultured Cohaesibacter sp. genomic window:
- a CDS encoding alanine/glycine:cation symporter family protein: MTALAASGVANAQEAMSIDAKVNEIFATATGPFVNLIFAPIPGTSFPWIVMWLVIAATIFTLYFSFVQFRLFSHAIALVKGDYSNPKDAGEVSHFQALTTALSGTVGLGNIAGVAVAVGIGGPGATFWMILAGLLGMASKFTECTLGVKYRNEYEDGSVSGGPMYYISKGFAERGLPGGKILAVVFAIFCILGAFGGGNMFQANQAHAQIAGLVGDYPGWITGVIFAAVVFAVIVGGIKSIASVTEKVVPFMGILYVGAAIIILIVNADKIGWAFGQIFAGAFTGLGIAGGFVGALIQGFKRAAFSNEAGVGSAAIAHSAVRTNEPVTEGVVSLLEPLIDTVVICTMTALVITISGQLIFDPATGQYILDGSRIATVDGNTGVALTSAAFASSISWFPVILAIAVILFAFSTMISWSYYGLKAWTYLFGEGKTSELVFKLIFCAFVIIGAAASLGPVIDFSDAAIFAMAVVNITGLYFLMGIVRKELNSYTTRLKSGEIKKYK; this comes from the coding sequence ATGACGGCACTCGCGGCTTCTGGCGTGGCAAACGCGCAGGAAGCCATGTCCATCGATGCCAAGGTCAATGAAATCTTTGCCACCGCAACAGGCCCCTTCGTCAACCTGATCTTCGCCCCCATTCCGGGCACCAGTTTTCCCTGGATCGTCATGTGGCTGGTGATCGCGGCCACCATTTTCACGCTCTATTTTTCCTTTGTTCAATTTCGCCTCTTCAGCCACGCAATCGCACTCGTCAAGGGTGACTATTCCAACCCAAAGGATGCAGGTGAAGTCAGCCACTTTCAGGCACTCACCACGGCCCTGTCCGGCACGGTCGGCCTCGGCAACATCGCCGGTGTCGCCGTCGCCGTGGGCATCGGCGGCCCGGGCGCAACCTTCTGGATGATCCTTGCCGGTCTTTTGGGCATGGCGTCGAAATTCACCGAATGTACCCTCGGCGTGAAATACCGCAACGAATATGAAGACGGTTCGGTCTCCGGTGGCCCGATGTATTACATCTCCAAGGGTTTTGCCGAGCGAGGCCTGCCCGGCGGCAAGATCCTCGCCGTTGTCTTCGCCATTTTCTGTATCCTTGGCGCCTTCGGCGGCGGCAACATGTTCCAGGCCAATCAGGCCCACGCCCAGATTGCTGGCCTTGTCGGTGACTATCCCGGCTGGATCACCGGCGTGATCTTCGCTGCCGTAGTCTTTGCGGTCATCGTAGGCGGCATCAAATCCATCGCCAGCGTGACGGAGAAGGTCGTTCCCTTCATGGGTATCCTCTATGTCGGTGCTGCGATCATCATCCTGATCGTCAATGCGGACAAGATCGGCTGGGCCTTCGGCCAGATCTTTGCCGGAGCCTTCACCGGCCTCGGGATCGCAGGCGGCTTTGTCGGCGCCCTCATTCAGGGCTTCAAACGTGCAGCCTTCTCCAACGAGGCTGGCGTCGGTTCTGCGGCCATCGCCCACTCTGCCGTGCGCACCAATGAGCCCGTCACCGAGGGTGTCGTCTCTCTGCTCGAACCGCTCATTGACACCGTGGTCATCTGCACCATGACGGCGCTGGTCATCACCATTTCGGGTCAGTTGATCTTTGACCCCGCGACGGGCCAGTATATTCTCGATGGCTCGCGCATCGCCACCGTCGATGGCAACACCGGCGTCGCTCTCACGTCCGCCGCCTTTGCCTCCTCGATCAGCTGGTTCCCGGTCATTCTGGCCATCGCGGTGATCTTGTTCGCCTTCTCCACCATGATCTCCTGGTCCTATTATGGCCTGAAGGCATGGACCTATCTGTTCGGGGAAGGAAAGACCTCAGAACTGGTCTTCAAGCTCATCTTCTGCGCCTTCGTCATCATTGGAGCGGCAGCAAGCCTCGGGCCTGTGATCGACTTCTCCGACGCGGCAATCTTTGCCATGGCAGTGGTCAACATCACCGGGCTCTATTTCCTGATGGGCATCGTGCGCAAGGAGCTCAATTCCTACACCACACGCCTAAAGTCCGGCGAAATCAAGAAATACAAGTGA
- a CDS encoding penicillin-binding protein 2, giving the protein MVDATQNHDTSNLTRHRFDFEGANKVRSEETSGRIRFSMFAFGICFSVMVARLVLLGYATPAEASHRAGPQASISSARPDLVDRNGEILATDIRTASIFAEPQRIVDVEEAIDALTGVFPDLDSETLRKRLTGDGKFVWIKREVSPKQQQAVHEAGIPGIAFLHENRRFYPAGPTASHIVGLVNVDNVGIAGMEKYVDTNGLAALREAGFATTEDQEPVKLSIDLRVQHALRDELYKSMTKYKALAAAGIVLNANTGEVLGMSSLPDFDPNDPVDASKPDHLNRITAGVYEMGSVFKAVTLAMALDSGMVSLQDSFDARQPIRVRGSTISDFHGKKRILSVPEIFIYSSNIGTAKMALKLGKEAHEAFLKRAHLLDRLQTELPESRSPSYPSKWTDLSTMTISFGHGLSVSPIQLAATAAAIVNGGFYVKPTFLKRTEEQAKQVTERVLTDQASADMRYLMRLNATKGSGKRSRVDGYLVGGKTGTAEKVVDGKYAHNKLLTSFLAAFPIDKPEYVVLVMLDEPQGLKETYGYATAGVNAAPTAGAVIRRVGSILGVMPRFGQTIVPTVAASF; this is encoded by the coding sequence ATGGTGGATGCAACCCAAAATCACGACACTTCGAATTTGACGCGTCATCGGTTTGATTTCGAGGGGGCCAACAAGGTGCGCTCGGAAGAAACCAGTGGCCGAATTCGCTTCTCGATGTTTGCCTTTGGGATCTGTTTTTCCGTAATGGTGGCGCGTCTGGTGCTGCTCGGCTATGCAACACCCGCAGAAGCCAGTCATCGCGCAGGTCCGCAGGCTTCGATTTCCTCTGCACGCCCGGACCTTGTAGATCGCAATGGTGAGATTTTGGCGACGGACATTCGCACCGCCTCGATCTTTGCCGAGCCGCAGCGGATTGTTGATGTTGAAGAAGCGATTGATGCGTTGACCGGGGTCTTCCCGGATCTAGATTCCGAAACCCTGCGCAAACGCCTGACCGGAGATGGCAAATTCGTCTGGATCAAGCGCGAAGTTTCTCCCAAGCAGCAGCAGGCCGTCCATGAAGCCGGGATTCCCGGCATCGCCTTCCTGCATGAAAACCGCCGCTTCTATCCGGCAGGTCCCACGGCCTCGCATATTGTCGGACTGGTGAATGTCGACAATGTGGGCATCGCGGGAATGGAGAAATATGTCGATACCAACGGTCTCGCGGCCCTGCGGGAAGCCGGATTCGCGACCACCGAGGATCAGGAGCCGGTCAAGCTTTCGATCGATCTCAGGGTACAGCATGCCCTGCGGGATGAGCTCTACAAGAGCATGACGAAATACAAGGCCTTGGCAGCGGCCGGGATCGTGCTCAATGCCAATACGGGCGAAGTGCTCGGCATGTCCTCTTTGCCTGACTTTGATCCCAACGATCCGGTCGACGCGAGCAAGCCTGATCACCTCAACCGGATCACCGCCGGGGTCTATGAAATGGGGTCCGTCTTCAAGGCGGTAACTTTGGCAATGGCGCTGGATTCCGGTATGGTGTCGTTGCAGGACAGCTTCGATGCGCGGCAGCCGATTCGTGTGCGCGGCAGCACCATCAGTGACTTTCACGGCAAGAAACGCATTCTTTCGGTGCCCGAAATTTTCATCTATTCCTCCAACATCGGCACAGCGAAGATGGCGCTAAAGCTCGGCAAAGAGGCTCATGAGGCATTCTTGAAGCGGGCCCATCTGCTTGATCGCCTTCAGACCGAATTGCCTGAATCCCGTTCGCCATCTTATCCGTCCAAATGGACCGACCTGTCGACCATGACCATCTCCTTTGGGCACGGTCTTTCGGTTTCGCCCATTCAGCTTGCGGCGACCGCAGCGGCCATCGTCAATGGTGGCTTCTATGTCAAACCGACCTTCTTGAAGCGGACCGAAGAGCAGGCCAAGCAAGTGACTGAGCGTGTTCTGACCGATCAGGCCAGCGCCGACATGCGCTATCTGATGCGCCTCAATGCCACCAAGGGCTCTGGCAAGCGCAGCCGGGTTGATGGCTATCTGGTTGGGGGCAAGACCGGTACGGCGGAAAAGGTCGTCGATGGCAAGTATGCCCACAACAAGCTGCTGACTTCGTTCCTTGCAGCCTTCCCGATTGACAAACCGGAATATGTGGTGCTTGTCATGCTGGATGAGCCTCAGGGGCTCAAAGAGACTTATGGTTATGCCACCGCCGGCGTCAACGCTGCTCCCACTGCCGGTGCAGTTATTCGCAGGGTTGGTTCAATCCTGGGGGTTATGCCCCGATTTGGCCAAACGATTGTTCCAACAGTGGCGGCATCCTTTTAA
- a CDS encoding pyridoxamine 5'-phosphate oxidase family protein produces MTDKQKTSGDFPVSSLNKVRVTKRATYDVDTVHAILDEGILAHVAFADEGNPIVLPMVYGRIGDQLYIHGAKATRMFKKLKVGIPACVNVTIVDGLVVGRAAFHHSMNFRSVNIHGTARLVEDEQEKYDALVAITDHLAPGRWDETREMTKKEANATSVIALTIETAAAKCRAGMPIDDEEDYGLDHWAGIVPITTAYGQPIDDARLKDGVPVAKSIAKLTSRK; encoded by the coding sequence ATGACTGACAAGCAAAAGACCTCTGGCGACTTCCCCGTTTCTTCTCTCAACAAAGTCCGCGTTACTAAGCGCGCCACCTATGACGTCGACACGGTCCACGCCATTCTGGATGAGGGCATATTGGCGCACGTGGCGTTTGCCGACGAGGGCAACCCGATTGTCCTGCCCATGGTCTATGGCCGCATTGGCGATCAGCTCTACATCCATGGGGCCAAGGCTACCCGGATGTTCAAGAAGCTGAAGGTTGGTATCCCCGCGTGTGTCAACGTCACCATTGTCGACGGTCTGGTCGTGGGGCGCGCTGCCTTCCATCACTCGATGAATTTTCGCTCCGTCAACATCCATGGCACCGCTCGTCTCGTAGAAGATGAGCAGGAAAAATATGACGCACTCGTCGCCATCACCGACCATCTGGCACCGGGGCGCTGGGATGAAACACGAGAGATGACGAAGAAGGAAGCCAACGCAACGTCCGTCATTGCTCTCACCATCGAGACAGCTGCCGCCAAATGCCGCGCTGGCATGCCCATCGATGACGAGGAAGATTACGGTCTAGATCATTGGGCAGGCATCGTCCCGATCACGACCGCATACGGCCAACCAATCGATGATGCCCGCCTCAAGGACGGGGTGCCGGTTGCCAAAAGCATTGCCAAGCTGACCAGTCGCAAGTAG
- the rsmH gene encoding 16S rRNA (cytosine(1402)-N(4))-methyltransferase RsmH: protein MTDPATMTGADESVRHIPVLLDEVIEALEPQEGQWVLDGTFGFGGYSSAILDKGANVLGVDRDPLAAERAAELKEIYGGRLRFVAGCFGELAEIAEGEGLSPLDAVVLDIGVSSMQLDEAERGFSFMNDGPLDMRMSQSGPTAADVVNSYEETELVRIFRELGEEKLARRIAGAIAARRKQATFETTLDLARVIEKCVGRKPQQKIHPATRVFQALRIFVNGELDELVDGLVAAENSLKPGGRLVVVTFHSLEDRIVKRFFQERSKTHSGGSRYMPELDLEAPSFEMIVKGGTGPSDGELARNPRARSAKMRAGVRTEAASHSLDARGLGLPKMLAESRSGDPV, encoded by the coding sequence ATGACCGATCCAGCCACGATGACAGGGGCGGATGAAAGTGTGCGTCACATTCCGGTGTTGCTTGATGAAGTGATCGAGGCGCTGGAACCCCAAGAGGGGCAATGGGTGCTTGATGGTACATTCGGCTTTGGCGGTTATTCGTCTGCCATCCTCGACAAGGGAGCCAATGTGCTCGGGGTCGATCGCGATCCGCTGGCGGCGGAGCGTGCTGCCGAACTCAAGGAAATTTACGGCGGTCGTCTGCGCTTTGTCGCAGGCTGTTTTGGCGAGCTGGCAGAGATTGCCGAAGGCGAGGGGCTGTCGCCGCTTGATGCGGTGGTTCTCGATATTGGCGTGTCCTCCATGCAGCTTGATGAGGCCGAGCGTGGCTTCTCCTTCATGAATGATGGGCCGCTCGACATGCGCATGTCGCAGAGTGGTCCGACCGCTGCCGATGTCGTCAACAGTTACGAAGAAACCGAGCTGGTCCGGATCTTTCGTGAGCTGGGCGAGGAAAAGCTGGCCCGTCGTATCGCTGGTGCCATCGCTGCGCGCCGTAAGCAGGCGACCTTTGAGACGACACTGGATCTGGCGCGGGTGATCGAGAAATGCGTCGGACGCAAGCCGCAGCAGAAGATCCATCCGGCAACGCGGGTGTTTCAGGCACTCAGGATTTTCGTCAATGGCGAGCTTGATGAGCTGGTTGACGGGCTCGTTGCGGCAGAAAACAGCTTGAAACCGGGCGGACGGCTGGTGGTTGTCACCTTTCATTCGCTCGAAGACAGAATTGTGAAGCGCTTCTTTCAGGAGCGCTCCAAGACCCATTCTGGCGGCTCTCGCTATATGCCGGAACTGGACCTTGAGGCCCCCAGCTTTGAAATGATCGTCAAGGGTGGGACGGGTCCTTCAGATGGAGAGCTGGCGCGGAATCCGCGCGCACGATCGGCCAAGATGCGGGCTGGCGTGCGCACGGAGGCCGCGTCGCACAGTTTGGATGCGCGCGGGCTCGGGTTGCCCAAAATGCTGGCAGAAAGCCGCTCAGGAGACCCAGTATGA
- a CDS encoding PLP-dependent aminotransferase family protein gives MIAEQITLDRASDEGLSRQLFMQLRGLIEDSKLATGVPLPPSRKLASTLGVGRNTVISAYEQLTLEGYLETDGRRGTRVSKATTGFVRWKDRKVDPVQNKAPLRLSIHGRRLIANERPVNRLPSCFQTGLPEVRTFPHDLWARLLRRAARQLLSRPELGGYDDYVGLPELKRAILDHVAISRGVVADPEQVIILSSAQASMDLVTRMLLEPRDMAMHEEPGYGGVLACLKAFDADIRPIPVLDPQTYQRLHESIGEQETPRLIYATPSHQFPTGRVMPLEDRLSLLEFAASHGAFVLEDDYDSEFHFSGAPISCLQGLDRNGLVIYMGTFAKSFMPSLRVAYLILPPALVEPFGFGLRNTGAVPSHTTQLALASFLEEGHFKAYLREMTRVYRERRDALYDALLETCGPFLKPVYPEGGIQMPALLTDACLKAGWTDSLLADRLTREGMECSALSSLYWSGAWKPQQGLFLGYAASDVDEIKKGVERIARILSDETP, from the coding sequence ATGATCGCCGAACAGATCACCCTTGACCGGGCAAGCGATGAGGGGCTGTCGCGCCAGCTTTTTATGCAATTACGCGGTCTGATTGAAGACAGCAAGTTGGCGACCGGGGTGCCACTTCCCCCGAGCCGCAAACTCGCCTCCACGCTCGGGGTGGGGCGTAATACAGTGATATCCGCCTATGAGCAGCTCACCCTTGAGGGGTATCTGGAGACCGACGGTCGGCGCGGCACGAGGGTGAGCAAGGCGACGACCGGGTTCGTGCGGTGGAAGGATCGCAAGGTCGATCCGGTTCAGAACAAGGCACCGCTCCGATTGTCCATCCATGGCAGGAGGCTGATCGCCAACGAGCGCCCCGTCAATCGCCTGCCTTCCTGCTTCCAGACCGGATTGCCGGAGGTGCGCACCTTCCCTCATGACCTATGGGCCCGGCTGCTGAGGCGTGCGGCCCGGCAATTGCTGTCGAGGCCGGAGCTTGGCGGCTATGACGACTATGTCGGGCTTCCGGAGTTGAAGCGGGCCATTCTCGATCATGTGGCCATCAGCCGGGGTGTGGTCGCGGATCCGGAGCAGGTGATAATATTGTCGTCGGCTCAGGCGTCGATGGATCTGGTGACCCGGATGCTGCTGGAGCCTCGGGACATGGCCATGCATGAAGAGCCGGGCTATGGCGGGGTTCTGGCCTGTCTGAAGGCTTTTGATGCGGACATTCGCCCGATCCCGGTTCTCGATCCCCAGACCTATCAGAGACTTCATGAAAGCATCGGGGAACAAGAGACGCCCCGGCTGATCTATGCCACGCCGTCGCATCAGTTTCCCACCGGACGGGTGATGCCGCTTGAAGACCGTCTGTCCCTGCTCGAATTTGCCGCCTCTCATGGGGCTTTTGTGCTCGAGGACGATTATGACAGCGAATTCCATTTCTCCGGTGCTCCGATTTCTTGCTTGCAGGGGCTCGATCGCAATGGGCTTGTGATCTACATGGGCACCTTTGCCAAGTCCTTCATGCCGTCGCTGCGGGTGGCTTATCTGATCCTGCCTCCGGCCCTTGTCGAGCCATTCGGCTTTGGCCTGCGCAACACCGGTGCCGTGCCGTCTCATACGACCCAGTTGGCTCTGGCGAGCTTTCTTGAGGAGGGGCATTTCAAGGCCTATTTGCGCGAAATGACCCGGGTGTATCGCGAGCGACGCGATGCGCTGTATGACGCCCTTTTGGAGACCTGTGGCCCGTTTCTCAAGCCGGTTTACCCCGAAGGCGGCATCCAGATGCCTGCCTTGTTGACGGATGCCTGCCTCAAAGCGGGGTGGACAGACAGCCTTCTTGCTGACCGGTTGACGCGAGAGGGGATGGAATGTTCGGCCTTGTCCTCGCTCTACTGGTCAGGTGCGTGGAAGCCGCAGCAGGGGCTGTTTCTGGGCTATGCGGCGTCGGATGTCGATGAAATCAAGAAGGGGGTGGAACGGATTGCCCGGATCCTGTCTGACGAGACCCCTTGA
- a CDS encoding aldo/keto reductase: MILQETFTLSNGVEIPKLALGTWMIDDSEVAAAVDAALKLGYRHIDTAQAYANERGVGEAIRNTDIARKELFVTTKLDASHKDYEGAKAAIDGSLETLGLDYIDLMIIHSPQPWGDFAGENRFFQGNLEAWRALEEAYEAGKIRAIGVSNFEKVDLDNLLENTRIKPMINQILAHVSNTPFDLIDYSQSKGILVEAYSPVAHGKILGNEKIAQIAAKYSVSVPQLCIRYCLQLGLLPLPKTANPDHMKSNADVDFQISDADMDVLKNTDRIKDYGDASIFPVYGGKM, from the coding sequence ATGATTTTGCAAGAAACCTTTACGCTCTCCAATGGTGTGGAGATTCCGAAACTGGCGCTTGGTACCTGGATGATCGATGACAGCGAAGTCGCTGCCGCTGTTGATGCAGCCCTGAAGCTCGGTTACCGCCATATCGATACCGCTCAAGCCTATGCCAACGAGCGCGGTGTTGGCGAAGCCATCCGCAACACGGACATCGCACGCAAAGAGTTGTTTGTGACGACGAAGCTCGATGCGTCGCACAAGGACTATGAGGGTGCCAAGGCCGCCATCGATGGCTCGCTTGAAACGCTGGGCCTTGACTATATTGACCTGATGATCATTCACAGCCCGCAGCCGTGGGGCGATTTTGCGGGTGAGAATCGCTTTTTCCAAGGCAACCTTGAAGCATGGCGTGCCCTTGAAGAAGCCTATGAAGCTGGCAAGATCCGCGCAATTGGCGTTTCCAACTTTGAGAAAGTCGACCTCGACAATCTGTTGGAGAATACTCGGATTAAACCGATGATCAACCAGATCCTTGCACACGTCAGCAACACGCCGTTCGATCTGATCGACTATTCCCAGAGCAAGGGCATTCTGGTCGAGGCCTATTCTCCGGTTGCTCATGGCAAGATCCTCGGCAACGAGAAAATCGCTCAGATTGCTGCCAAATACAGCGTCAGCGTTCCGCAGCTCTGCATTCGCTACTGCCTGCAGCTTGGTCTGCTGCCGCTGCCAAAAACCGCCAATCCGGATCACATGAAATCCAACGCCGATGTGGATTTTCAGATTTCCGATGCGGATATGGATGTCCTGAAAAACACTGATCGCATCAAGGATTATGGCGATGCGAGCATCTTCCCCGTCTATGGCGGCAAGATGTAA
- a CDS encoding division/cell wall cluster transcriptional repressor MraZ: protein MSKYVNRLDSKGRVSIPAPFRQILAREGLEALFCSPSLELDAVDAGGLGLRGAIDTYLEAFDVFSDEREVLATALLGESESLKIDKDGRVVLSETIKEHAGITDSVAFIGNGFKFQMWQPEKYEAYRADATKRALVLRKAAGARRRASSGGEA, encoded by the coding sequence GTGTCCAAATATGTGAATCGGCTGGATTCAAAGGGGCGGGTGTCTATTCCTGCGCCGTTTCGGCAGATTCTGGCCCGTGAGGGACTGGAGGCTCTCTTCTGCAGCCCGTCTCTCGAACTTGATGCGGTTGATGCTGGTGGACTTGGATTGCGCGGTGCAATCGATACCTATCTGGAGGCCTTCGATGTCTTTTCCGATGAGCGCGAGGTTTTGGCCACCGCGCTGCTCGGGGAGAGTGAAAGCCTCAAGATCGACAAGGATGGACGAGTGGTTCTGAGTGAAACCATCAAGGAGCATGCCGGGATTACGGATTCCGTTGCCTTCATTGGCAATGGCTTCAAGTTCCAGATGTGGCAGCCCGAGAAATACGAAGCCTACAGGGCTGATGCGACCAAACGGGCGCTCGTTCTGCGCAAGGCTGCGGGTGCGCGCCGCCGGGCTTCCTCGGGAGGCGAGGCATGA
- a CDS encoding universal stress protein — protein MTSKLVIGLDGQSSGQRALTYAQELAAKLGSCELLVTYVIEWSPFSFQTPEENEQRHKRRTQEIDTAMERVVTPAVAALTEAGISARGIVRHGNVADTLIDVAEEEGADQIIVSRSSEDGLAKRLFGSSTANLVMHATVPVTVVNPGV, from the coding sequence ATGACTTCAAAATTGGTTATTGGGCTGGATGGGCAATCGTCTGGTCAGCGCGCACTCACCTATGCGCAAGAGCTGGCTGCTAAACTTGGATCCTGTGAGCTTCTGGTCACCTATGTGATCGAATGGTCACCCTTCTCCTTCCAAACTCCGGAAGAAAACGAGCAGCGTCACAAGCGTCGCACTCAGGAAATCGACACCGCGATGGAGCGGGTCGTCACCCCCGCAGTCGCGGCACTCACCGAAGCTGGCATCAGTGCACGCGGCATCGTGCGGCACGGCAATGTTGCAGACACGCTGATTGATGTCGCCGAAGAGGAAGGTGCCGATCAGATCATCGTCTCTCGCTCCAGCGAAGACGGTCTGGCCAAACGCCTGTTCGGCAGTTCGACCGCCAATCTGGTCATGCATGCAACCGTCCCAGTCACTGTGGTCAATCCCGGAGTTTAA
- a CDS encoding UDP-N-acetylmuramoyl-L-alanyl-D-glutamate--2,6-diaminopimelate ligase: MNVSELLNKLAVPMDLDLSEEVAKLSVTGVTGDSRAVEEGFVFVGIPGSKVDGARFVPQAFAEGALICIISNQSALPDGFDPQGKPVLRVEDPHLALARLASLCYPVSLEWVGAVTGTNGKTSIASFLRQIWAHGGKGAANIGTIGIEGPKGSSYGGLTTPDPVGLMKSVQTLAADGVTHLALEASSHGLEQKRLDCLTVDVGGFTNLTRDHLDYHGTFEAYRDAKAQLFSRLVRDGGAAVVNLDDANGAYFLEVAKKRGLTCYTLGHGEDADLVIRSIEVEGFDQNVTLSGLWGDVSCHVPLVGDFQVSNALVAGLMAFTGGLDPEIILAAISTLKGACGRMELVGTAGPDTAVYIDYSHTPDSLEVALKALRPFAKGRLISVFGAGGDRDKGKRPMMGKASNDFADYTIVTDDNPRSEDPALIRAAVMETVTNGLEVAGRQEAITLGVEMLAPGDILLVAGKGHERGQTIGDKVLPFSDHDAVAKALAQTGKGGAF, translated from the coding sequence ATGAACGTTTCAGAGCTGCTGAACAAGCTCGCAGTACCGATGGATCTCGATCTGTCGGAAGAAGTTGCAAAGCTGTCCGTCACGGGGGTGACCGGCGACAGTCGTGCGGTTGAGGAGGGATTTGTCTTTGTCGGCATTCCCGGTTCCAAAGTCGACGGTGCCCGCTTCGTGCCGCAAGCCTTCGCTGAAGGCGCTCTCATCTGCATCATCTCCAATCAATCCGCCCTGCCAGACGGTTTCGATCCACAAGGCAAACCGGTCCTTCGCGTGGAGGATCCTCACCTTGCGCTCGCGAGGCTCGCTAGCCTCTGCTATCCCGTTTCGCTTGAATGGGTCGGTGCTGTCACCGGCACCAATGGCAAGACCTCCATTGCTTCTTTCCTGCGCCAGATCTGGGCGCATGGTGGCAAGGGGGCGGCCAACATCGGCACCATTGGTATCGAGGGACCGAAGGGCAGCAGCTATGGCGGTCTGACGACGCCTGACCCGGTCGGACTAATGAAGAGTGTCCAGACCCTCGCCGCAGATGGCGTTACCCATCTGGCGCTTGAGGCATCAAGCCATGGCCTTGAGCAGAAGCGCCTTGATTGCCTGACGGTCGATGTCGGCGGCTTCACCAACTTGACCCGCGATCACCTCGATTATCACGGCACTTTTGAAGCCTATCGCGATGCCAAGGCTCAGCTTTTCAGCCGCCTTGTCCGGGACGGTGGGGCGGCTGTCGTCAATCTCGATGATGCCAATGGAGCGTATTTTCTGGAGGTTGCCAAAAAGCGGGGGCTGACCTGCTACACCCTTGGCCATGGCGAAGATGCCGATCTGGTCATCCGCTCGATCGAGGTCGAAGGATTTGATCAGAATGTGACGCTGTCTGGTCTTTGGGGCGACGTCAGTTGTCACGTGCCGCTCGTGGGTGATTTTCAGGTCTCGAATGCGCTCGTTGCCGGTCTGATGGCCTTTACTGGCGGGCTCGATCCAGAGATCATTCTTGCTGCGATTTCTACGCTCAAGGGAGCCTGCGGTCGCATGGAGCTGGTTGGAACCGCCGGGCCTGATACGGCTGTCTATATCGACTATTCCCACACACCGGATTCCCTTGAAGTGGCTTTGAAGGCGCTTCGGCCCTTTGCCAAGGGGCGGCTGATTTCGGTCTTTGGTGCCGGTGGCGACAGGGACAAAGGCAAGCGCCCGATGATGGGCAAGGCCAGCAACGATTTTGCCGATTATACGATTGTGACCGATGACAATCCGCGCTCCGAAGATCCCGCGCTCATCCGGGCTGCCGTGATGGAGACCGTAACCAATGGGCTGGAAGTCGCCGGACGTCAGGAGGCCATCACGCTGGGCGTTGAGATGCTGGCTCCGGGAGATATTCTGCTGGTTGCTGGAAAGGGGCATGAGCGGGGGCAGACCATTGGAGACAAGGTTCTGCCTTTTTCCGATCATGATGCCGTGGCCAAGGCGCTCGCCCAGACCGGCAAGGGAGGTGCGTTTTGA